A stretch of Myxococcus hansupus DNA encodes these proteins:
- a CDS encoding EamA family transporter: MAWWTYALLSAGFAALTAVLAKVGVEGVPSTLATALRTVVVLMFAWGIALARGEHHALPSISRKTLLFLVLSGVATGLSWLAYFRALQLAPASRVAPIDKLSLPLTVLLAFLILHEPLSWRLGMGVALMVIGALLTIK, translated from the coding sequence ATGGCGTGGTGGACGTATGCCCTGCTCTCCGCGGGCTTCGCGGCGTTGACGGCGGTGCTCGCCAAGGTCGGAGTGGAGGGTGTGCCCTCCACACTCGCCACCGCCCTGCGCACCGTCGTCGTCCTCATGTTCGCCTGGGGCATCGCCCTGGCACGAGGTGAACACCACGCCCTGCCCTCCATCAGCCGCAAGACGCTCCTCTTCCTCGTCCTCTCCGGCGTGGCCACGGGCCTGTCGTGGCTGGCCTACTTCCGAGCACTCCAACTGGCCCCCGCCTCGCGCGTGGCGCCCATCGACAAACTCAGCCTGCCGCTCACGGTGCTGCTCGCCTTTCTCATTCTCCACGAACCCCTCTCATGGCGGCTGGGAATGGGCGTGGCGCTGATGGTCATCGGTGCATTGCTGACGATTAAATGA